GTACCGGAAATGTTCTTCTGGATCTCGGACTTGACGGAGTCGATCTGCTGGGAGTCGGTGGCCTGGACGTAGATCGTGGTGACCTTGTTCTTGGAGTCGCTGAGGGTCTGTGCCTGCTTCAGCGGGATGTAGAGGTTCGCCGCCGAGTCGCCGCTGTCGGCCGTGGCGATGCCGATGACCTCGAACTTGGTGCCCTTGATGGTGACCGTGGAGCCGGCCTTCAGCGACTTCTCCTTGGCGTAGGCGGAGTCGGCGATGACGACCTTGGCGTTGGTCTCCGACGACGTGAACGTACGACCGCTGGTGATCTTCGAGGAGGTCAGCGGACCGAGCGCCGGCTCGGTGACGTCCGTGCCGTAGACCGAGTAGCTGTCGACGTCGAAGTCGGCGCCGCCGCCCCGCACTTCGCCGCCCTGCGGCTGGCTGCCGCCGCCACTGCCACCACCGCCGCCACCACCGCCACCGTCCTGCTGGAACTGGCCGGGGGTGAAGTTGCCGTTCACCTTGATGACCTGGAGGCTGAGGCCGCCGACCGCGTCGGAGACGCCGTCCTGGTCGCCGACCTCGGCGATGGTGGAGTCGGCCAGGGTCTCGAAGCCCTGCACCATGACCCGGTCGCTGCTCTGCTCCTCCTCGCCGTTCTGCGCGTCGAACCGGAAGCGAGGACGCTGCCCTGAACCATCCGATGATGCCGGGGCCGCCTTGGTGACGGTCATGTCCGTGCCGAGCCCGTACAGCGACTCGAGGACCTTGTCCTGCGCCTTCCCCATGCCGGACGACACGGAGTTGACCACGATGACCAGCGCGATGCCCAGCGCAAGGCCGGAGGCGACGACGAGGGCCGCCTTTCTGCGGCTGCGCAGCTCGCGTCTCAGGTAGGTGAAGAACATGTGCCGCAAGCTAGGTACGCACCGTGATGAAGGAATAAGCCCGGCATAAGAGATGCATGAGAAGGCTGTATGTGACCCGGGAACCAACTTTCGCTGAGCGCTGAGCGGACGCCCCGCCGGAGGAGCAGCTTCCGGCGTACCGCCGTGCTTGTGTGGGTCCTATGACCGCGCACAGCGTCGAATACATCCGGTACCGCATCCCCGAGCAGCAGTCGGCGGAGTTCCTCGCCGCCTACACCCGAGCCGCGGCCCAGCTGGCGGCGGCCCCGCAGTGCGTCTACTACGAACTCGCGCGCTGTGAGGAGGATTTCGAGCACTTCATCCTGCGCATCACCTGGACCTCGACCGAGGACCACCTGGAAGGCTTCCGGAAGTCGGAGCTGTTCGCCGACTTCCTCGCCGAGATCCGCCCGTACATCGGCAGCATCGAGGAGATGCGCCACTACAAGCCGACGACGGTACGCGGCACGGGCGCGTCCGTCCCCACCCTGTACGCCTGGGCGGGCGGCACGGAGGCCTTCGCCCGGCTGACCGAGGTCTTCTACGACAAGGTCCTCAAGGACGACCTCCTCGCCCCGGTCTTCGCCGGTCTCGTGCCCGAGCACGCCGAGCACGTCGCCCGCTGGCTCGGCGAGGTCTTCGGCGGCCCGCCCGCCTACTCCGAGACCCAGGGCGGCCACGGCCACATGGTCGCCAAGCACTTCGGCCGGAACATCACCGAGCCGCAGCGCCGCCGCTGGGTGAACCTCATCCAGGACGCCGCGGACGAGGCGGGCCTGCCGACGGACGCCGAGTTCCGCTCGGCGTTCCTGGCGTATGTGGAGTGGGGGACGCGGCTGGCCGTGTACTTCTCCGGCCCGGACGCGAAGCCGCCCGCGGAACAGCCGGTGCCGAGGTGGACCTGGGGGGCGGCGCCGCCGTATCAGGGGTGAGCGGTCAGCCGGTCGCCGACCGGCCCGTACCCGCCTTCGTCGCGTCGGCTCCCCAGCTGGCCAGCAGCCGCAGCGCCTCCGCCGACGGTGACCCCGGCTCCGCGTGGTACGTGTTCAGGGTCTGTTCCGTGCCGTCGGAGAGGCGGAACGACTCGAAGTTCAAGGTCAGCTCGCCGACCAGGGGATGCCGCAGGCGCTTGACGCCGTAGCCCTTCTCCTTGACGTCATGGGTGGCCCACAGCCGCCGGAACTCCTCGCTCTTGACAGAGAGTTCGCCGACCAGCGCGGACAGCCGCGGGTCGTCCGGGTGACAGCCCGCGTCCATGCGCAGATAGGCGACCACGTCGGACGCCTTCTGGTCCCACTCCACGAACAGATCGCGGTACTCCGGCCGCAGGAACACCAGCCGTGCCCAGTTCCGCTCCTGCACCGGCAGCTCCGCCCAGTTGCCGAAGACCGCCGCCGCCATCCGGTTCCAGGCGAGGATGTCCGAACGCCGGCCCGAGGTGTACGCGGGCACCCCGTCGATCGAGTCCAGCAGCTGCGCCAGCGCGGGCCGTACCTGCTCCGTCCGCGTGGCCTGCTTCTTCTTGTGCTGCTTGGGCTTCGCCAGGTGGGTCAGATGCGCATGCTCGGCGTCGCTCAGCCGCAGCGCCCGCGCGATCGCGTCCAGCACCTCCGCCGACACGTTCCGCCCGTTGCCCTGCTCCAGGCGCGTGTAGTACGCCACGGACACCCCGGCCAGCTGTGCCAGCTCCTCGCGGCGCAGCCCCGGCACCCGGCGGTGCCGCCCGAAGTCCGGCAGCCCGACGTCCTCCGGCTTCAGCCGGGCACGCCGGGTGCGTAGGAACTCACTGAGCTCGGCACGCCGGTCCAGGGACCCGCCGGTCTCGTGCACGGGTTCGGGCTGTTCGTCCATGCCTCAAGTATTCACGGTCGTACGCACCGGAGCCTGACTCCAGCAGTAGTAGGAACAGTGAACGTACACAGAACTGTGGCCTGGGTGAATGTCGCCGCGTTCCGCACGCTGGACGTCGTGCCCGGTCAGAAGGCAGCCGGGCGCACATACCCCGCTAGGAGAACCCCGGCATGACCACTGTTGCTGCATACGCCGCACCCGCCGCCAAGGCTCCGCTCGAGCGCACGACGATCGAGCGGCGCGCGGTCCGCGAATTCGATGTGCTGATCGACATCAAGTTCGCCGGAATCTGCCACTCGGACATCCACCAGGCCCGCGAGGGCTGGGGCGAGGCCATCTTCCCGATGGTGCCCGGCCACGAGATCGCCGGCATCGTCTCCGAGGTCGGCCCCGGTGTCACCCAGTTCGCCGTCGGGGACCGTGTCGGCGTCGGCTGCATGGTCGACTCCTGCCGCGAGTGCGACAACTGCAAGGCCGGCCTGGAGCAGTACTGCACCGGTGGCCACGTCGGCACGTACAACGCCGTCGGCAAGGACGGCGAGCCCACCTACGGCGGCTACTCGGAGCAGGTCGTCGTCGACGAGAACTTCGTCGTCCGCATCCCCGACGGGCTGAAGCTCGACGAGGCCGCGCCGCTGCTGTGCGCCGGCATCACCACCTACTCCCCGCTCAAGCGCTGGAACGTCGGCCCCGGCAAGAAGGTCGCCGTCGTCGGCTTCGGCGGTCTCGGCCACATGGGCGTGAAGATCGCCCACGCGCTCGGCGCCGAGGTGACCGTACTGTCCCAGTCGCTGCGCAAGCAGGAGGACGGCCTGAAGCTGGGCGCCGACCACTACTACGCCACCAGTGACCCGAAGACATTCGAGGAGCTGAAGGGCACCTTCGACGTCATCCTGTCGACGGTCTCGGCCCCGCTGAACCTGGACGCGTACCTGTCCCTCCTGAAGTCCGAAGGCGCCTTCGTGAACGTCGGCGCGCCCGAGGAGCCCGTCTCGCTCAACCTCTTCTCGGTGATCGGCGGCGGCAAGACCCTCGCCGGCTCCATGATCGGTGGCATCGCCGAGACCCAGGAAATGCTGGACTTCTGCGCCGAGCACGGCTTCGGCGCCGAGATCGAGCTGATTGACGCGGACCAGATCAACGACGCGTACGAGCGGGTGCTGGCGAGCGACGTCCGGTACCGGTTCGTGATCGACACGGCGACGATCTGACGTCCGTCCGACGGATGAGGGCCCCGGAGCCGCACTGCTCCTGGGCCCTCGACGCACTCAGCCTCACCGCACGCGACCTCGGAGTAAGTTGATGGGTGAGGTTGCGTGAGGAGGCCCACACGATGACTGTCGAGCTGAACCACACCATCGTCGCCGCACACGACAAGAAGGCATCGGCCCGGTTCCTCGCCGACATCCTGGGACTGGAAGTCGGCCCGCCGTACGGCCCGTTCATCCCCGTCGAGATCCCCAACGGCGTGACGCTCGACTACATGGACACATCCGGCGAGATCACGCCGCAGCACTACGCGTTCCTGGTCTCCGAGGACGACTTCGACACGATCTTCGCCCGCATCCAGAACGCCGGCCTGACCCACTGGGCGGACCCGCACCACACCCGCCCCGGCGAGATCAACCACAACGACGGTGGCCGCGGCACCTACTTCGACGACCCGAACGGCCACAACCTGGAGATCATCACGCGGCCGTACGGGAGCGGGGGTTGAGGCGCACAGCGCACTCCCGGTGTCGCTATTCGGCGTCGCCGAAGGTCCACACGGCGCGGGCGCCCGGGCCGACGGCGAGCGTCGACCGCCCGATGCGTTCTTCGTGCCGGTGTCCCACGGGCCGGTTGAGCGACATCTCGACCTGCCGCAGTCCCACGTGGTCGCGCGGGGCGGCGTCGATCCGGATCGTGGTCCCGCCGCCCTTCGCCAGGACACCGCCGCCCGCCACCGGCCCGACCACGAACCCGCCGGCCCGCAGCAGCGGCACCGTGGCGGCGAGATCGCGTGCGGTGACCGCGAGCCGGACCGAGGTCACATCACGCATCAGACGGTCGCGGTAGCCGTCGGACAGATAGCGCTCACGGCCGACGTCACCGGGGTGGGCGGCCGGCTCGGTGTTGCTGCGCGGGTCGGCGAAGTACTCCGGCAGATACTCCATCCCCCAGGCGCCGAAGGCGTCGTACTCGGTCGTCGTGAAGAGGGCGTCGAACCACGGCACCGGTACGCCGTCCCCGAAGTCACGCGTCTGCCGGAACTCGACCGGCTCGGCGACGCCCTGCTCCCGCAGCCGCTCGGTCACCGTCGCCAGATCCCCGGCCCGCTCGGTCGACACACCCATCCCGGCGGAGCCGAAGTTGCCGTCCTGGCCGGGCAGATCGCCCACCCCGAACAGTTCAAGGTAGGTCTCGCGCCCCATCAGGTAGCGACCGGTCCAGGTCACTCCACCGGCACCGGTCGTCGTACGGACCTGGAAGTTGGCGAAGTCCCGAAGATAGGCCGAGTGCTCGACGGCGTCGGCGGTCTCCCGGTCGAGCACACCGTAGGCGTGGTTGTAGAACAGCAACTGCCGGTCGGACACCGGCCGGTCGGCTTCGGCCTGCGCCATCCCCGTACCCCCCTGGACCGCCGTCACAAGCGCCACGGCGAGCACCATCACCATCCGCACCATCCGGCGAAGCAGCATGCGAGCGATCGTAGGCCGGAGCCTCGGCGTCCGCTGCGGCTCGGACGGAATCGCCGGGGGGATGGGGTTTTTCATGAGCGCATCGATCCCCACGATGAGATCCGGGTGGGGTTCTGCCAGTGCGCTCGGTCACGTGCGCAGGTGCGCCGTGAGGTCCTCTCCCGTCGGATATGGCCCCGGCCGGTCGGACGGGTACGGAATCGCTGGGAACTCTCGCGCGTTGAGGCGGGTGGGCAGGGGATGCCGGTGGTGTGCGAGCCGAGCAGCCGCCCGAGTGACCGAGCTGACAGATATTGGAGGTCGCAATGGCTTCGCAGACGCAGAGGGCCGTGCTGGCGGGCGGATGCTTCTGGGGGATGCAGGACCTGATCCGCCGGCTCCCGGGCGTGACGGCGACCCGGGTCGGATACACCGGGGGTGACGTGCCGAACGCGACGTACCGCAACCATGGCACGCACGCGGAGGCCATTGAGATCCTTTTCGACCCCGAGAAGACCGACTTCCGCGCGATCCTGGAGTTCTTCTTCCAGATCCACGACCCGAGCACCAAGAACCGCCAGGGCAACGACATCGGCCTCAGCTACCGCTCGGCGATCTACTACGTGGACGACGAGCAGAAGCGGATCGCCGAGGGCACGATCGCGGACGTGGACGCCTCCGGACTGTGGCCGGGCAAGGTCGTCACCGAGGTGGAGCCGGTCGGCCCCTTCTGGGAGGCCGAGCCCGAGCACCAGGACTACCTGGAGCGCTACCCGGACGGCTACACCTGCCACTTCCCGCGCCCGGGATGGCGGCTGCCCGCCCGCGCGGAGGGCTGACCGCGCGAGACGGCCCGGCGGAGGGCGGCGGCTGAGACGGGCAAGACGGGCAAGGGCACCACAAGGGCCGGCGACCCCGATCCGGCAACGTCCCGGGAATTCCGTCAGTGCGGCAGCGTCGCCGGGCTGCCGCCGTTCGCCTCGTAGCCCGCCACCGCCAGCGCGCGGTACACCGCGAACTCGGCCGCCGGGTCGGTGGACAGCGTCCAGGGCAGGGCGCCCACATGGCCGTCGACGTGTATCAGCTGGTTCATGGCCTCGGCCCAGCGCTCGGAGCGGACCAGGAAGAAGACCAGAAGGTGGCGGACGTGGGCCAGCATCGGGTCGTCGGGGCGGGCCGCGTGGACGGCGAAGAGGGCGCCGTGGACCGCCTTCGTCACGACCTCGCTCTGGTAGAAGCCGCTGACCAGGTTCACCTCGGGCAGGTGCTCGAAGACCGCGAAGAGCGGCATCGCGGCGAGGAGAGATCCCCGCGGCGCCCGGGCCGCTGCCGCCTCCGCGAAGGACATCGCCAGCTCGCGCGAGCCGTGCCACTTCTCGCACCAGTAGTGCAGGGCGGCGATATGCGCCCCCATGTGGGCCGGCGCGCGGTCCAGGATCTTCAGCCAGAGCTGCTCGAACTCCGCCCGGGGGTAGGCCAGTCCACGGGCCACCGACAGCTCGACGATGTACGGGATCGGGTCACCGGGAGCCAGCAGCGCGGCATCGCCGCACGCCGCCTTCGCCTCCTCCATGATGATCCGGAACTCGTCCGTGCCGGGCGTCGACGTCCGCCACGCCTGCTGCACCAGGAACTCCGCGTGCACCGCCGCGCCGCCCGCGTCCTTGGGTGACTCGGTCCGCCACACCCGCAGCCACTGCCCGCCCGGCGTCTCGCCGACCCCGCCCGGCCGCTGGGTGAGCTCCAGCGACGCGGCGCCCGCGAAGGCCTGCACACGCTGCCAGCGCCGCTCACCCTCGGCCTCCGTGCCCGCGAGGAGTTGCGACGCCGCCCGGTAGTCCTGCGTGTGCTGCACCACGTCCAGGACGTCCACCAGGTCCTGGTCGGGGCCGGGCATGCGGATGTCCAGCTCCTCCTGCAGTACGAACCCGTAGTTCGCGGGGTCCGCGGCGTCCGGGTGGCCCGGCGCGACCTGCTCGATCACACCGCGCCTGCGCCGCAGGAAGGGCAGCAGTACGAAGCCGAGCAGCACCAGCGCCATCAGGACCCAGATAATCTCCATGCCTCCAGCGTTCCAGACGCCGCCGACAATTGGCCAACGCGGTCCTTCGCGCCCCGACAGGGGCGCGGGGAACTGCGCGACCAGCCACATCCGGCCCGCAGATTTCATACGGCCTTCCAGCGGAGCGCTTAGGCTCGGTTCCCATGAGCGACAGGCACATCAGTCAGCACTTCGAGACCCTCGCGATCCACGCGGGCAACACCGCCGATCCCCTCACCGGCGCGGTCGTCCCGCCGATCTACCAGGTCTCGACCTACAAGCAGGACGGCGTGGGCGGCCTGCGCGGTGGCTACGAGTACAGCCGCAGCGCAAACCCGACCAGGACCGCCCTGGAGGAGAACCTCGCCGCCCTGGAGGGCGGACGCCGAGGCCTCGCGTTCGCGTCCGGACTGGCGGCCGAGGACTGCCTGTTGCGTACGCTGCTCAGCCCCGGCGATCACGTGGTCATCCCCAACGACGCGTACGGCGGCACGTTCCGCCTCTTCGCCAAGGTCGTCTCCCGATGGGGCGTGGAGTGGTCGGTCGCCGACACCAGCGACCCGGCCGCCGTACGAGCCGCGATCACCCCGAAGACCAAGGCCGTGTGGGTGGAGACCCCCTCCAACCCGCTGCTCGGCATCACCGACATCGCCGCCGTCGCCCAGATCGCCCATGACGCGGGCGCTCGGCTCGTCGTGGACAACACCTTCGCCACGCCCTATCTGCAGCAGCCGCTGTCGCTCGGCGCCGACGTCGTCGTGCACTCGCTGACCAAGTACATGGGCGGTCACTCGGACGTCGTCGGGGGTGCGCTGATCGTCGGCGACACCGACCTGGGCGACGAGCTGGCGTTCCACCAGAACGCGATGGGCGCGGTCGCCGGGCCCTTCGACTCGTGGCTGGTGCTGCGCGGCGCGAAGACGCTGCCGGTGCGCATGGACCGGCACAGCGAGAACGCCACCAAGGTCGCCGAGATGCTGACCCGGCACGCGCGCGTGACGCGCGTCCTCTACCCGGGCCTGGAGGACCACCCCGGTCACGAGGTCGCCGCCAAGCAGATGCGGGCGTTCGGCGGCATGGTCTCCTTCCAGGTCGAGGGCGGCGAGGAGGCGGCCGTAGAGGTCTGCAACCGCGCGAAGGTGTTCACGCTTGGCGAGTCGCTGGGCGGCGTCGAGTCGCTGATCGAGCACCCGGGCCGGATGACGCACGCGTCCGCCGCCGGCTCGGCCCTGGAGGTGCCCGCCGATCTCGTACGCCTCTCCGTGGGCATCGAGAACGTCGACGACCTCCTGGAGGACCTCCAGCAGGCGCTGGGCCGATAGGTCAGGTCACCAGCCCGTGAGCGGTGGAGTCGTCTCCGACGGCGGCTCCACCCACGGGCGGGCGGTCAGGGCCCACACCAGGAAGGCCACCGACGCCGCGAACAGCAGCAGCCACAGCATCCGGCGGGCCGCTGTCCTGCGGCGCAGCATGCGGCCGCCGCGGCGCACCGCGTCCGCATGGAGGTCGGGCGGCACGGGTGGCGGGGTCTGCTCCAGGAGCTGCCGTACGAGGGCTTCACGATCGGGCCGGTTCATGACGGAGCCACCCCCGCTTCCACCACGGCCGGTGCCGGTCCCCGCGGCGGGTGCAGCAGCGTCGTCGTCGCGCGGTTGCAGATCGCGCGGACCCGCTCGACGGACAGGCCGAGCAGGGCCGCCGTCTGCTCCTCGGCGACCCCCTCGTACAGCCTCAGCACCAGGATCAACCGCTCCTGCGGCGAGAGCCGGGCCAGCGGGCTGCCGGGGTGCGGGCGGGCGCGGCCGAGTCCGCCGTACTGGTGCCAGGCCGCGCGGGCGAAACGGGTGGCGAGGTACTGGCGGGTGCGGTCGTACGGGTCCTCGCCGCGCAGCCGGTCCCAGGAGGCGTAGGTGTGGGCGAGGGCCAGGGTGAGCAGGCGTCGCGCGCGTGGGTTGTCGCCCGGGGTCTCCGCCGTGAGGAGTGTGGCGGCATGCAGCAGCCGCCCTGCCGCGCCCGCCACGAACGCCTCGAACTCCCGGGCCCGGCGGGCGCCCTGGAACGCCTGCCGACTGCGCACCACGCCTCCCGCCCCTGAGGAATGACGGGGTCCGGGCCGCGTACGGCGGACGAAGCCGGGTACGACGACTGGCCCCGGTCTCATATGAGGCCAGGGGTGGCCCCACGGTCAAGACTCAGGCGGCACGCGCGTGGACGTGGTGCGGCGGGAGCCGCGTACGCGGCTCAGGATTCCGTCGGGGGCTCCGCGCCCGGCAGGCCGTGGGCGGCCATCCGCTCGGAGAGCGCG
This genomic window from Streptomyces sp. DG2A-72 contains:
- a CDS encoding ABC transporter permease — translated: MFFTYLRRELRSRRKAALVVASGLALGIALVIVVNSVSSGMGKAQDKVLESLYGLGTDMTVTKAAPASSDGSGQRPRFRFDAQNGEEEQSSDRVMVQGFETLADSTIAEVGDQDGVSDAVGGLSLQVIKVNGNFTPGQFQQDGGGGGGGGGSGGGSQPQGGEVRGGGADFDVDSYSVYGTDVTEPALGPLTSSKITSGRTFTSSETNAKVVIADSAYAKEKSLKAGSTVTIKGTKFEVIGIATADSGDSAANLYIPLKQAQTLSDSKNKVTTIYVQATDSQQIDSVKSEIQKNISGTTVTTSADLADTVSGSLSTASDLAAGVGKWLSIAVLVAAFLVAGLLTSSAVSRRVREFGTLKALGWKSGRVTRQVVGEAMVNGLLGGALGIALGLAGAYVVTAISPTLQAQLGGGGLGGGPERQASSTTLDVALTAPVSLTTVALAVALAVTGGLIAGAFGGWRASRLRPADALRRVE
- a CDS encoding group II truncated hemoglobin gives rise to the protein MTAHSVEYIRYRIPEQQSAEFLAAYTRAAAQLAAAPQCVYYELARCEEDFEHFILRITWTSTEDHLEGFRKSELFADFLAEIRPYIGSIEEMRHYKPTTVRGTGASVPTLYAWAGGTEAFARLTEVFYDKVLKDDLLAPVFAGLVPEHAEHVARWLGEVFGGPPAYSETQGGHGHMVAKHFGRNITEPQRRRWVNLIQDAADEAGLPTDAEFRSAFLAYVEWGTRLAVYFSGPDAKPPAEQPVPRWTWGAAPPYQG
- a CDS encoding helix-turn-helix domain-containing protein; this encodes MDEQPEPVHETGGSLDRRAELSEFLRTRRARLKPEDVGLPDFGRHRRVPGLRREELAQLAGVSVAYYTRLEQGNGRNVSAEVLDAIARALRLSDAEHAHLTHLAKPKQHKKKQATRTEQVRPALAQLLDSIDGVPAYTSGRRSDILAWNRMAAAVFGNWAELPVQERNWARLVFLRPEYRDLFVEWDQKASDVVAYLRMDAGCHPDDPRLSALVGELSVKSEEFRRLWATHDVKEKGYGVKRLRHPLVGELTLNFESFRLSDGTEQTLNTYHAEPGSPSAEALRLLASWGADATKAGTGRSATG
- a CDS encoding NAD(P)-dependent alcohol dehydrogenase yields the protein MTTVAAYAAPAAKAPLERTTIERRAVREFDVLIDIKFAGICHSDIHQAREGWGEAIFPMVPGHEIAGIVSEVGPGVTQFAVGDRVGVGCMVDSCRECDNCKAGLEQYCTGGHVGTYNAVGKDGEPTYGGYSEQVVVDENFVVRIPDGLKLDEAAPLLCAGITTYSPLKRWNVGPGKKVAVVGFGGLGHMGVKIAHALGAEVTVLSQSLRKQEDGLKLGADHYYATSDPKTFEELKGTFDVILSTVSAPLNLDAYLSLLKSEGAFVNVGAPEEPVSLNLFSVIGGGKTLAGSMIGGIAETQEMLDFCAEHGFGAEIELIDADQINDAYERVLASDVRYRFVIDTATI
- a CDS encoding VOC family protein; protein product: MTVELNHTIVAAHDKKASARFLADILGLEVGPPYGPFIPVEIPNGVTLDYMDTSGEITPQHYAFLVSEDDFDTIFARIQNAGLTHWADPHHTRPGEINHNDGGRGTYFDDPNGHNLEIITRPYGSGG
- a CDS encoding DUF5829 family protein, whose translation is MVMVLAVALVTAVQGGTGMAQAEADRPVSDRQLLFYNHAYGVLDRETADAVEHSAYLRDFANFQVRTTTGAGGVTWTGRYLMGRETYLELFGVGDLPGQDGNFGSAGMGVSTERAGDLATVTERLREQGVAEPVEFRQTRDFGDGVPVPWFDALFTTTEYDAFGAWGMEYLPEYFADPRSNTEPAAHPGDVGRERYLSDGYRDRLMRDVTSVRLAVTARDLAATVPLLRAGGFVVGPVAGGGVLAKGGGTTIRIDAAPRDHVGLRQVEMSLNRPVGHRHEERIGRSTLAVGPGARAVWTFGDAE
- the msrA gene encoding peptide-methionine (S)-S-oxide reductase MsrA encodes the protein MASQTQRAVLAGGCFWGMQDLIRRLPGVTATRVGYTGGDVPNATYRNHGTHAEAIEILFDPEKTDFRAILEFFFQIHDPSTKNRQGNDIGLSYRSAIYYVDDEQKRIAEGTIADVDASGLWPGKVVTEVEPVGPFWEAEPEHQDYLERYPDGYTCHFPRPGWRLPARAEG
- a CDS encoding cystathionine gamma-synthase, which codes for MSDRHISQHFETLAIHAGNTADPLTGAVVPPIYQVSTYKQDGVGGLRGGYEYSRSANPTRTALEENLAALEGGRRGLAFASGLAAEDCLLRTLLSPGDHVVIPNDAYGGTFRLFAKVVSRWGVEWSVADTSDPAAVRAAITPKTKAVWVETPSNPLLGITDIAAVAQIAHDAGARLVVDNTFATPYLQQPLSLGADVVVHSLTKYMGGHSDVVGGALIVGDTDLGDELAFHQNAMGAVAGPFDSWLVLRGAKTLPVRMDRHSENATKVAEMLTRHARVTRVLYPGLEDHPGHEVAAKQMRAFGGMVSFQVEGGEEAAVEVCNRAKVFTLGESLGGVESLIEHPGRMTHASAAGSALEVPADLVRLSVGIENVDDLLEDLQQALGR
- a CDS encoding sigma factor-like helix-turn-helix DNA-binding protein — its product is MRSRQAFQGARRAREFEAFVAGAAGRLLHAATLLTAETPGDNPRARRLLTLALAHTYASWDRLRGEDPYDRTRQYLATRFARAAWHQYGGLGRARPHPGSPLARLSPQERLILVLRLYEGVAEEQTAALLGLSVERVRAICNRATTTLLHPPRGPAPAVVEAGVAPS